The region ACATATTCAGACAGGAAAAGAAAGGCGATGTCCAGTATAAaatggggcgaaagcctttttcaataaagtACACAAATAAAACATCAACTTCAGCACGCAAGTACCCGCCTGGTAGTAAATTTAAGGCTTATTTCGCTTGCACCGTCCCAATGAAGCCGTAAGGAATGGTGAGGCACTCAAACCGGAAGGACCCAGCCCGAAATGATCACGAATCATACACTGCATTTGCCACAGGATGTGCCGAGCGAGAGATGGTGCTCGGCCCGGGGGTGTCATCTGAGATTAGCTGTACGCTCGGGCCAGGTGCCCTGTTAGCAATCGGTTTACTTGGTAAATGGAGCTGTGAGTCAGTGCTGGTTAGCATTGCCACAACTTCAGACATGGCAGGCCTGTCCTCCTCAGGTGATTGGTGCAAATTCTGCACGCAGAGAAGGCCAATCTGGATGCACCTGGCTAGTGCTGACAAGAGCTTACCAGGTTCGCCCACTTCTTCATCAAGAAGCTCCTCAATATCGCGACGATTCCATAGTTCCCAGGCCTGCAAAAATATGCTCGGTTAATGGAGTACCGCTCATCTTTGTTTGATATGGCTATGTTTGAAACGTGTGTTGGGCTTGTGTAGCAAACTGAACAAAGATTACCCGTTCATTGTTAGTTTGCAGTTTTGCACCCATTTCAGTGGGAAGAAACTAGAGGACGCATAAGGAAGAGTACGTTTTATCATGAGCAGACTTGCATGAAGAAGGAACGTTGGCATGCTTGTTCTCCTTTTGCAGGTGACTATCTCTAGCAGGACAACTCCGAAGCTATATACATCACACTTGTATGTTCACGTCTGCTGACCGCCGCCTGCGAGTGGACAGTGACGGGGTGTGTCGTTCCTGTGGGGTTGgccgtgtgtgcgtgcgtgcgagcGGAGAAGAccaaaatcactaattgaggaatactcgttgcaaagatcactcccaACTCCCCAGGTTGCGATAAGTGGCGCACACGCTGTGCGCCACTTGTCGTAACCTGagcgttttcccttttttcgtagattcgtttattcaaaacgttttatctcccaAACtgcgcgtccaaatctcgaaccgctttcatcGTTAGATTcctcgcatcgagatcttcaaaactagatccgatgttgataggttttgatgaaggtttttttcgtgaaaaaaccgaacgaaaaaactgaccgggagcacgggttttttcctttccgaaagaggcacgcccgtgcctctcagaaatcacaaccgtgcctctcgcggaaggaagaaaagagaaaacacGTTCTTTTTCCGTTACCGAGGAGGcatgaccgtgactctcgcgaaagcacaaccgtgcctctcgcggacacaaaaccgtgactctcgcaaaaaaaaacagaaaacatgttttttttcatttccgaaaggcacggccgtgactttcgcgaaaaaaacagaaaacacgtcttTTTCGTTtcggagaggcacggccgtgactctcgctaaagcacgacCGTGCAtcttgcgaaagcaaaaccgtgactctcacgaaagagaaaaaaacataaaatgcattttttttcagtttccgagaggcacggccttgactctcacgaaagcacacccgtgcctctcacgtaagcaaaaccatgactctcgtgaaagaaaaaaaaaacagaaaacgcgtttttcacgcaaaaaaattttaaaacttttttatcgaaaagctaaggaagaccggtggaaaaccaaaacgttgaAAAAAGCCGAAAAAacatttaaaaagccgaaaacgcgtgcgaaaaaaaaTCCATAGGAAGCCCAAAGCGCGACACGTGGCAAATGGCTGAGAGCACGCCAAGTGGCACTGATCGTTGAGGCTCCCGGAGCAGCGCTCGTTAACCAGTTGCTCTCGGAGaggacggagtcggggaagaagcagGCTGAGCGGCATGATGGGCTTCGGTAGACCGATTCCAGCCCATATCCTCAAAAATAGCGCAGTGTCTCTGTTTTCTTCTTGCTATCCCGCTGCTGGGCCTGGCCTGGCTCAGTGCGGAAAGCTAAGCTGGACGCTCGAAAGACAACAGTGATGTGGCCCAACTGCGGAGGCGTAGTTTCCGGCTCGAGCCGCGGTGCGTAGTATTTTCGTTATTAGTACCACACCGCTTAGCTAGATTGACTTTGGCTAGTTTATTAACAGCTCTCCGGGCCAGGGTATCAACCACGTGGCAGATGTGGTTAGCTATTACAAATTGAAATGGTTAAATGATGCGTTGGACATTACATGCGCGCCTCCACAATGCGCATGTCTGCAGCTAGCTGTCCACACTGACATAGTGTGCCTTGTGCTTTTTTTCCATCTCTCAGTTTACTACTCCtgtttcttctttcccattttttTTCTCAGCTAATTTTTGTTTTTATCTTGGGGGGAAATCTATGAAAATTATAAACCAATAACGTACTGCATCATGTTACTTGCACACACAAGATCTACGTACTGTCCTGATTGCTATGCACTAGACTGCATAACAGTTCACTTTGCAGTGTTTAGCCTGCTCATGGAGGTATGGAAGTGACATACAAAACAACCCCCAAATATTATATCATTCTCATAAGAAAAGTTCAATCAATACTGCCAAGTAATATTTGAACAAGCACAAATATGAAAATGAAAACAAAGGCGATACACTGTGCTTAAGTATATATACAAGAATAAAACATCGACTTCCAAGGCTGGCAGTAAGTTCCAACAATCCCGTCGTACTTTGAAAAAGCNNNNNNNNNNNNNNNNNNNNNNNNNNNNNNNNNNNNNNNNNNNNNNNNNNNNNNNNNNNNNNNNNNNNNNNNNNNNNNNNNNNNNNNNNNNNNNNNNNNNNNNNNNNNNNNNNNNNNNNNNNNNNNNNNNNNNNNNNNNNNNNNNNNNNNNNNNNNNNNNNNNNNNNNNNNNNNNNNNNNNNNNNNNNNNNNNNNNNNNNNNNNNNNNNNNNNNNNNNNNNNNNNNNNNNNNNNNNNNNNNNNNNNNNNNNNNNNNNNNNNNNNNNNNNNNNNNNNNNNNNNNNNNNNNNNNNNNNNNNNNNNNNNNNNNNNNNNNNNNNNNNNNNNNNNNNNNNNNNNNNNNNNNNNNNNNNNNNNNNNNNNNNNNNNNNNNNNNNNNNNNNNNNNNNNNNNNNNNNNNNNNNNNNNNNNNNNNNNNNNNNNNNNNNNNNNNNNNNNNNNNNNNNNNNNNNNNNNNNNNNNNNNNNNNNNNNNNNNNNNNNNNNNNNNNNNNNNNNNNNNNNNNNNNNNNNNNNNNNNNNNNNNNNNNNNNNNNNNNNNNNNNNNNNNNNNNNNNNNNNNNNNNNNNNNNNNNNNNNNNNNNNNNNNNNNNNNNNNNNNNNNNNNNNNNNNNNNNNNNNNNNNNNNNNNNNNNNNNNNNNNNNNNNNNNNNNNNNNNNNNNNNNNNNNNNNNNNNNNNNNNNNNNNNNNNNNNNNNNNNNNNNNNNNNNNNNNNNNNNNNNNNNNNNNNNNNNNNNNNNNNNNNNNNNNNNNNNNNNNNNNNNNNNNNNNNNNNNNNNNNNNNNNNNNNNNNNNNNNNNNNNNNNNNNNNNNNNNNNNNNNNNNNNNNNNNNNNNNNNNNNNNNNNNNNNNNNNNNNNNNNNNNNNNNNNNNNNNNNNNNNNNNNNNNNNNNNNNNNNNNNNNNNNNNNNNNNNNNNNNNNNNNNNNNNNNNNNNNNNNNNNNNNNNNNNNNNNNNNNNNNNNNNNNNNNNNNNNNNNNNNNNNNNNNNNNNNNNNNNNNNNNNNNNNNNNNNNNNNNNNNNNNNNNNNNNNNNNNNNNNNNNNNNNNNNNNNNNNNNNNNNNNNNNNNNNNNNNNNNNNNNNNNNNNNNNNNNNNNNNNNNNNNNNNNNNNNNNNNNNNNNNNNNNNNNNNNNNNNNNNNNNNNNNNNNNNNNNNNNNNNNNNNNNNNNNNNNNNNNNNNNNNNNNNNNNNNNNNNNNNNNNNNNNNNNNNNNNNNNNNNNNNNNNNNNNNNNTGCCTTTATCAGTAAGAAGAGACTGTTTGAGCCTCTTTACAGCAACCATTGTACCACCAGGTAGTTGCCCCTGTTGATTATACAGTAATATGTTACAGTGTAGATCCAGCAGATATTTGCAGCATGCAATTAATTACTGAAGGGTGCCATTGGATTGTCTGATTCTATTATCTCCTTGTGTATTGTGTAGTCAACGTGGGAAAAATGTCAGTTCATATGGATAAGAAAAAAAATCAACACCTTGTAGACAACACtaaatccttcttcaacaactttaTTTGCATCGGAGAAACTTCCTGTAGCCTCTATTATAGTATGGAGATCAATTGTAGGGACGGACGTCATGGGCGAAGCGGGATTCGGAGAATGGCTATCAGAACCCCCTGTCACCCTCAGACCATTGTGTACTGGAAAATAGTTAGGCTTGTGAGTCTACttctctcattcggaatagtaaaaGAAGAAATACAAATGCGATTAATAATTTAATATAATTAAGAACTTACCTAATACCCTTTGCATGCGATGTCGTCTCCTGGTGATAATAACCCAAAAGGCAAGGAGAACCAGAATGATGATCAAGGCTACGGATACACCGATAACGATACCGGTTGGGAACATGGATACAGATGGCCCATCTATTATGAACAATAAAATTTTGAAACTTAAATTAGCTTAAATGTTAAACTTTCCTTTGGTATTTGCGCAAAGGCATAAATCTTCTAAAAAAAACTAGAAACACAGTATTAGATGTTGGTGCCATCTAACTGGTACCTTCCTTGCAGTGATCCTAACATATTTTCTAACTGGTTGCATGGCCTTGGTTCTAAGCTTAGGACTCAAATCCTGGTAGGCGTTGTGATGCTACATTGGTCGGTACAGTATGCTCTTTGAACTAGCCAGTAGCCATCTGTGCCATCACATTCCTTGATTAATTGAATGTTGACATATCTACGACTGCAGTTGTATAGCTTTGTTTGGTTGAAATCCTAAACTCTAAACTTTCCTATTGGGAAGCTAAAATGGTAGATGTTGGAAATGGGTAAGGAGGGGCATCCATGAGGTGTGCATCTCAGGAACAACAGTAAATTAGCATCACCAAAAATCTTAAAATGCAAACTATACATTGCTAATGATCTAGAAAGTGAAACAATATAACATACCTAATTCTGACTTGGTGGATCTGAGATAAAGGATTTGCCCTCCATCTACATACCGGAGATCCATGAGGTCCTCTGTCCAGATGATGCAGCCAGTTCCAGCGCCTCCTCCTTTGAGATCCAACGGCGCATACGCCAGACAAGAGCAGTTGGCCAGGCACCTCGCCTTGCACTCCTCCAACGTGATGCTAGCATCCACCGATACATTGTGCGTGTTGGGAAGCTTCACTCCGTCTATCACCACGAAACCGTCCGTGGTACTGGACATTCCATTGCCACAGTCCAGTACCATCTTTCGGCGGCAACCGTTGGAGGTGTCCCTCATCTTCCACTGCACTTGAGATGTCGGGCTGAACCCCTGCACACAGCTGCAGAACGACGTTGATGGAGCATTGGCGTTGCACAGACCAAATGCCCCACACCGGCCATAGTGGTCGCAGATGTCCCTCGGCGCTTGGAAGAAGATCTTCCACAACCGGCTGGTTGGGTCCCATACCAGGCGTTGGTATACTCCGTCATCAGTCAGAAGTAGACGCGAGAAGGAGGCTTCAGCCTTGGAAACATAGCTGTAGGTTACCTCACTTGAGCTGCTTGTCAACTGGTAAGCAAACTTGTCAGAATACGAGGTCATCTCCGTGACACCGCTGAACCGTAGGCCATTCCATGGTCCTGACCGGTAGATCATTTTGTCACCATCCAAGAGTATGTTTTGTGGCACACCTTCTCCGTCAGTAATGTAGCAAAACTTCCCTGTGGCAGGGTCATTGGCCGAAGCCCACGACGTAAGGTACCACTCTTCCCTGGTCCATAGGTTCTTGCCAATCTTCATGCTGGGAAGCAAGGTGTTTGATGGGTGGTCAAATGACTGCCATATGGCAGCACCATTGGCACTCCCATCGCTCAGGACAAGGTTGCCTGAATTATGCAGTTGCAGCATCGTGGAGGCAGCGCCTGTCGTGTTTGAAGACCACACAACCTGGCCGAAGCTATCGAGCAAGAAAAGGCTTCCCGTGTCACTAATCACCAGCGCCCCACGAGCGTCAGTGAGAGGACGGTCTCTGTTGGCTACCCAACAGATGGCGTCCTCGGACACGGAGAACCATATACCGAGGTATCTCTTGGCAAgcaccccgggagggaagaagcccAGGGTGAATGACCCATCAGCCGAAACAAGGGTGTCGCCGTCGGTGATGTTGCGGCCCTTGTCGAGAATGTCAGACCCACGGTTTGCAGCAGATGCTGTGGAAACAAGGATGAAGAGAACAAGGATGCCCAGGAGGCTGTGAAGGTGTGGCTGGTTTTTCAACCACATGATGGCTTGATGTTTCTTGTTCTGGGGTTTGAGCTAATTGAACAAGGTACACTGTTAGCTACATGAGCTGCGCATATATGTGGCTGCAGCTCGCTTCTGAAGGTAGTTGTATTAACTGATTGGCGGTTAAAGGTCAAATGCCTGACTTGTTGTAGTCTATTATATATAGACAAGAGGGAATCCACAGCTACAATTGGGTACCTTTGAGTTTTCGCCACTACCTAAATAAGATTCTTACGTAGTATAATTATACATCAAATAACAAGCAGATCTTTCTCTTCAACACGCAAAGTTCTACGCCCCtaaacatctttcttattttggatGCCACTGACGGTTGGCCTAATTTGGTGCTTGGACCATCCGAAAGGGCAGCGGCCCAATTATACGCTTGTCTTGAGAAGTCAAATATTCACTGGTACTAGAACATGCCTTTGGTTGGGTGCATGAGGAGTGAGGACGGTGCAGCGCTATTTTGTATTCTTAACATCATCCGCTTCTGCATTTGAATAGCATTCTTCATCACGTTAGCATATATATAACACCTTCCACAATAAGCAAAGCTGGCAGGAACTTCGAGGTACTAGCTCTTTCACTAATTCATTGGTTTAGCCTATGGTCCAATCAAGAAATAATAATTATACAGTCAACTCCGCAGAGAGAACCTTTGAGCAACGCTAGCATTGACAGGTTCTTCAGTACACTAAAACACATGATGGTCTTTGAACAGTTCAAACCAATAATGCTTACTAGTTACAGACTTACATATGTGTTGCTGTGAACATGTTTGTTTAATAGCTCAAGCATCATGGAACCATCGCTTTAGCGGACCGTACTTTCGATGCAATTCATCTCCAACGACCAATGATTTGTACATTGAATAGCATTATTTATAAGTAAACATATAGCACCTTCCCCAATAAATAGGGCTGGTACTAGCTCTTTCACTAATTTATTGGTTTAGCCTATAATTTGATTAAGAAATACTAATAATTTTACAGTCAACTCCACAGAGAAAACCTTTGAGCAATGCTAGCACTTCACAGCTTGTTCACACCACATTGGAGATAAAATATGCTAACATACCGTGTTTGGCAGTGATGGATCACTGCGTCCGGACAGGAACGTGTGGTGGAATCGACGCAGATTCAGTTAACGTCTGAACCTGAAGATGCATCCGGAGGTTGGGCCTGAAGCACAAACTGGCTTGAAGAGGGCTGCCGTCGGGAAGTGATTTTCCCGGGAACGACCAGACAGTTGGTCGCCGTCGGGAAGCTCATGCCTGCCGACCGCCGCCGGCGAGTGGGCAAGGATGGAGAGTGTGGTGGAGGCGCGTTGCGCCGTTGTCCGGCCGTCTGTGCGAGTGGAGAGACTGCGGAAAGGACAGAATTGGAGAGAGGAAGCTGGCAGAGGGGCAGAATGGGCTTCGGTGGATCGAGTCTAGCCCATATATGGAGTGCATGGGATTAAATTGTATAGCTTGTTTTCCATATCCCCCTAACCAAACTTGTTTTTCTATATAAAACTTAACAATTAATTTATTaataataaaatttatatgttATAAAATGTAAATGTTtttatgaaaaaaaaatcatgtgttTTAAAAATCATCTAGATATCGGCATTCATAAAAAGTTGTATGTGAAATGAAATTTGCATGTGTTTCAAAAAATATCACGTGTATAAAAAAGTGTTGGCATTTCTTTAAAAATGCCTTGTATGTGAAAAACATGTATGCAAATCGTACAAGAGATGTTCAggttttggaaaaaatgttcaaatTTCTCAGAAAGAAGCGTTAATGTGTTCTAGTAAAGAATATCCATACTTTTTAACAAAAATGAATAAGTAAATAATTATAAATATATAAAACAAATATtgtaagatggcgaagaaggccgcaaagcgagctgtcggtgaagcaaggggtcgggatcGAGTCTAGCCCATATACGGAATGCATGGGATTATATTGTATCTCTTGTTTTCCATATCCCCCTAAGCAAACTTGTTTTTCTATATAAAATCTAACAAGTAATTTAGTAGTAATAAATTTATATGTTATTAAATGTAAAATTTTCTATTAAAAATAAATTTCATGTGTTTTAAAAATTATCTAGATATCGGCATACATAAAACGGTGTATGTGAAATGAAATTTGCATGTGTTTCAAATTCAAACAATATTGACGTGTATAAAAATTTGTTGTTTTCTTAAAAATGGCTTGTATGTGAAAAACATGTATATAAATCTTACAAGAGATGTTCAGGTTTTGAAAAAAGAATGTTCAAATTTCTCAGAAACAAGTGTTAATGTGTTCTAATAAAGAATGTCCATTTTTTTACAAAAATGAATAAATAAATAGTTATAAAtagataaaataaatagaaaaggtGGGGGGTGGGGGGTAAAAAGGAAGCGCCTCTGCGTCGAGCTCTTTCCACGATAACAACAGGAGACTTGGTGACAATTCTGATACCTATCTTCCCAGATTTTTAAAGACATCTTAGGCTAAACTGACATTTACTGCTGAAGATGTGATGCACCTTAGATGCTTGTTGGACGAGAGAGACAATAAAGAGGGGGGAGAACCACACCATAAGGCTTAGGGTCAGTTGGCACGTGGTGGCATAGACAAACTCTTCGCAAATTGGAGGGCTTTGTCAAATAGTCTAGCTGCCTACAGGCGTTGTACTCCTGAGACTGCAGTGTGGTTAGGAGGAGGTNNNNNNNNNNTTTTTTACAAAAATGAATAAATAAATAGTTATAAAtagataaaataaatagaaaaggtGGGGGGTGGGGGGTAAAAAGGAAGCGCCTCTGCGTCGAGCTCTTTCCACGATAACAACAGGAGACTTGGTGACAATTCTGATACCTATCTTCCCAGATTTTTAAAGACATCTTAGGCTAAACTGACATTTGCTGCTGAAGATGTGATGCACCTTGGATGCTTGTTGGACGAGAGAGACAATCAAGAGGGGGGAGAACCACACCATAAGGCTTAGGGTCAGTTGGCACGTGGTGGCATAGACAAACTCTTCGCAAATTGGAGGGCTTTGTCAAATAGTCTAGCTGCCTACAGGCGTTGTACTCCTGAGACTGCAGTGTGGTCAGGCGTTGTACTCCTGAGACTGCACACGTGAAAAAAAACACTCGCCGCCCTAAGAAGCAGCTCAAACCAACAACTAGACAACCAACTTCTCCAAATCTAGAACCTGAGGATGCCGCGAGCATACAAGACAACGCCTTCATGAAGGAGAACGACGTCGAGACGCCATCGCCCTCCGATCTGGATAACCAGAACCTAGGGTTTCACCCAATGCTCGAAGAGGGGCACAAATAACTTGTGATTTTCCACTTCAGTACAACATGTGAACAACACAATAAAACCTTCTAACTTGTATAATGAAAGATAAACAAAGAACCATATAAAGTGCAATCATCAATGAATGAAATGATAAACAATCCGACCTCTAGTGAGAGAGACCAAAAAAATACCATATGTATATGAGAAAAACTATGTGAAGCTTTTATCTCCTTCCACTTTAAGAAATGGCATGCAAGTCAAATACCATTATATATGTGCTTTAGAAAGCCAAATTCCTCCCACTAAATTTTTGTATTCCGGAATTAGTAAGCCACTCGATTCGGTTCCATGATAAGTGACCAAGTCATCCATGACAAAAATAATAAATTCCAAGAATGTGTTCCTGTTATCAGCATTCCTCTCTATGGAGTTATCTTCCCCAAATAATAGTTCGGTTGGTAACTTCCAATGGACCATCAAGAAAGAATAGACCATTGTGTGAAATTCCGTAATGCACTGATTTTATCATTGAGCAACATTTCCACTTCTTCCTTTTCCAAATAGTATTTCATAAGGTTCCAATATAGAACCATACATTCAATCCCTTCACACTGAATTTGCATATAGTGTCCTAGTAATGAACCAGTAATCTTTCTTCAGCTTGCTACACAACCCCAACACACGTTCCAAACATAGCCACATATCAAACAAAGATGAGCGCTACTCCGTGCGTGTAACTAAGCATATTTTTGCAGGCCTGCGAATTGTGGAATCGACATGATATTGAGGAGCTTCTTGATCAAGAAGTGGCGAACCTGGTGAGCTCTTGTCAGCACTAGCCAGGTGCATCCAGATTGGCCTTCTTTGTGTGCAGCAATCGCCCGAGGAGGGCAGGCCTGCCATGTCTGAAGTTGTGGGAATGCTAGCCGGCACCGACTCACACTCACAGCTCCGTATGCCAAGTAGACCCACAGCCAACAGTGGAGCTGGCCCCAGTGTACGATTAACCCCGGGCCAAGCTGGGCCCTCTGACCAATCTCTTCTCCTGCAGCAATCACATCGTATGATCCGTGATCATTTGGTGCTGGATCTTTTCAGTTTGAGTGCCTCATCCTTCCTTGCGGCTTCATCGCAACAATGCAAACAACATAAGCCTAAAATTTACTACTGTACCAATCTGTGACTTGCGGTATGAATTTGATGTTTGATGTTTGTACTTTAACACTGGATATCGCCTTCATTTTCCTATGTGAATTTGTGGTTGTCCAAACTATGACATATTTGTTGGAACTTGTGTTATGAGAATGATAATTGGCACACCAATTTGAATGTGGTGTGATAATTAACACTGGATATCACCTCTTGCTTTCCTGGCTGAATTCGTGCCTGTTCAAAGTAGGACGAGATTGTTGGAACTTACTGCCAGACCGGGAAATCAATGTTTTGTATGTCACTTTCATACCTTGTATTGAAGGTTGCCTCCATATTTTGGAAACAAGAGCAGACTGAACAGCGCAAAGTGAATTGTTACGCAGGCCACTATGCTAGACGGGCACAGCATTCAGAGCTGAGTCCAGTTCACAGGATGGGTGCACAATTGGCACGGTCAGGACACTTGGAAACATGCGCTTATGGAATGTACAATGGCAAAGTGCCTCTGCTCTCTTGTTGACGAAGAACTTGTGGAACACTTGATCGCCTGCAGGTTGAATGATGCGAAGCTATGGCTCATGGAAATTCAGTCTTCTACGGATGAAATCAGCTTTGTAAAAAACCCTGATGATACTATGGTCGATATGGTGGCCACGGAGGAAGTTCGTACACGAGGACCAAGTTCAGTCCCTCTGTAAACGTTCATATTTTTCAAGAACTACTTAGATGATCTCGCTTTGATCCCTTGGAAGAAAACATTGAGGGCTACTCCTGCTCAGCCAGTCAGCCGGCTAGATGGATCCCACCATCGGCCGGTGCTGTGAAGATCCATATAGACGCAGCCATTGGACGTCATGGAGATAGAGGAACTTGTGCAGCTTTATGCAGAAACCGGGCTTGTCCTTGGTGCTTCGGTGACTGTAGTTTGTGATTTGATATCACCAGATATTCTTGAAGTAAAGGCGAGCAGTGAAGCTTTGTCCTTGGCGATGGACCTATTGTGCAACAATGTTGTCATAGCAACTGATTGCTGGGGCAGCTTGGAACGTCGGTAGCAATCATTCAtgaaataaaggagaagatgaagagTGTGAGTTCAGTAGATTTTGTGTATGAAAGTAGAAGTTTGAATGTAGAAGCTCATAGTCCGGCAAAAGCAGCTACTAACTTAGATTTTGAGCGCCATTTGTGGCTTCTGGATAGACCAGATATCATTTGTATCCCTAAAAACATCCTGAGTTAATAAATCACGGCCAGGAGTTTCtataaaaaaaaattggtactgtgAGGAGAGTAGTGTGGGCAAGTAACATGATGGATTGCAGCATTGGTGTATAATTTTCATCGATTCcccgaaagaaagaaagaaagaaagaaagaatattGAATTGAGAAACAAAAAGGCCAAGAAAAATAAAAATGCAAACACACCATGTCGGTGGGGA is a window of Triticum dicoccoides isolate Atlit2015 ecotype Zavitan chromosome 2B, WEW_v2.0, whole genome shotgun sequence DNA encoding:
- the LOC119361372 gene encoding S-locus-specific glycoprotein BS29-2-like; translated protein: MWLKNQPHLHSLLGILVLFILVSTASAANRGSDILDKGRNITDGDTLVSADGSFTLGFFPPGVLAKRYLGIWFSVSEDAICWVANRDRPLTDARGALVISDTGSLFLLDSFGQVVWSSNTTGAASTMLQLHNSGNLVLSDGSANGAAIWQSFDHPSNTLLPSMKIGKNLWTREEWYLTSWASANDPATGKFCYITDGEGVPQNILLDGDKMIYRSGPWNGLRFSGVTEMTSYSDKFAYQLTSSSSEVTYSYVSKAEASFSRLLLTDDGVYQRLVWDPTSRLWKIFFQAPRDICDHYGRCGAFGLCNANAPSTSFCSCVQGFSPTSQVQWKMRDTSNGCRRKMVLDCGNGMSSTTDGFVVIDGVKLPNTHNVSVDASITLEECKARCLANCSCLAYAPLDLKGGGAGTGCIIWTEDLMDLRYVDGGQILYLRSTKSELDGPSVSMFPTGIVIGVSVALIIILVLLAFWVIITRRRHRMQRVLVHNGLRVTGGSDSHSPNPASPMTSVPTIDLHTIIEATGSFSDANKVVEEGFSVVYKGQLPGGTMVAAWELWNRRDIEELLDEEVGEPGKLLSALARCIQIGLLCVQNLHQSPEEDRPAMSEVVAMLTSTDSQLHLPSKPIANRAPGPSVQLISDDTPGPSTISRSAHPVANAVYDS